From the bacterium genome, one window contains:
- a CDS encoding phage BR0599 family protein: protein MWDLYGAGCGVKRAQLTHLGKVKQGSTRLRIEGYQAPGQSGANFDTRVAGYFNEGVLEMLSGDNVYVRRGIRAHTGGGILELTQPLPYEPAVRDIFRAVPGCDKTWETCGSRFANQARYRGFPYLPTPDSIT from the coding sequence GTGTGGGACCTGTACGGCGCGGGGTGCGGGGTGAAGCGCGCGCAGCTCACCCACCTCGGCAAAGTCAAGCAGGGCTCCACGCGCCTACGGATCGAGGGCTACCAGGCCCCCGGGCAGTCGGGGGCCAACTTCGACACGCGCGTGGCCGGCTACTTCAACGAGGGTGTGCTCGAGATGCTGAGTGGCGACAACGTCTATGTCCGGCGCGGGATCCGGGCGCATACGGGCGGCGGCATTCTCGAGTTGACGCAGCCGTTGCCCTACGAGCCCGCGGTAAGGGACATCTTCCGCGCCGTGCCGGGGTGCGACAAGACGTGGGAGACCTGCGGATCGCGCTTCGCCAACCAGGCCCGCTACCGCGGGTTCCCGTACCTGCCGACGCCCGACTCGATTACGTGA
- a CDS encoding DUF499 domain-containing protein, which yields MLKTVRDACVPHRMALNFSLAEQVEDLSAATCADTDGEAFFAKNHLTAGMRQLFDLGLRRLAGRTDQALFELTQAMGGGKTHTMIAFALIAADAALRSRVVPDLAGAAPFAAARVVAFSGRHYPDHFLWGEIAAQLGNPEPFRRYWQDGAAAPDERAWMQLIGDQPTLILLDELPPYLDNAMTRPVGAGTLAQVATAALSNLFSAALKLPRLCIVVSNLSGSYEGASRELRKAIKNIEQEARRQAKPITPVELGGDEIYQILKKRLFAGLPGERDVEDVVQAYAAAIKEAEKAKAIAKSTEQIADEIRASYPFHPSLKDLIALFRNNEGYRQTRGLMQFVSRAIHSVWTRPTNDVYLIGLQHLDLNDADVRDEVLRINDLRGAVATDIASGGGAHAETIDAQTGGDAAMQVATLLLSASLSTAVDGVKGLTKQRVLERLIAPNRSVLEFAEAFDHLKRDAWYLHRDESDAYFFSNVENLTKRLSTEAERAPANKIVAEMRRRLEAIFAPTRRHAYQELQALPLLDEVRLDGGRMLLVLSPDTKDPPAAAAAFYELIVQKNNLCILTGDGSDLVNLEEKTRMLYAVAKLHETLPRSHPQQEELKERYEAAEQEFNSTVTSTFNRVWYPSRDGLVATKLAMQFTANNFDGEEQIEKALAHTGASKLALDVEAEFAALAQRAEEVIWPENQKRVPWRDVRARALSTPRWLWLPANGLEQLRKLAEQRGVWRSSEDGYIEKGPFEKPKTSVILDERAYDEATGEATLEVTVRDAGAAPRIYWDTTPNVTARSHRLTDSKLVTDATCVWVVAEDPAGGHERGDPVLWRNRLTITHQPREGVGSRSVELHVVPRGTIRYTLNGANPAEGTVYDGRPIEIGDGETTIWCHAEHEGVTERRTFTIPPAGNRGIRIDPAAPARLAKLVSAPSTAEAFRVLAQARRDGIRLSEVSLEVGSGTRTASLRFGRDGVLTAEQLEQVIAALRAALGEDMAEVRLSARRLEFTRGHDLSEFVKAWGLSVDANEVEQ from the coding sequence ATGCTGAAGACCGTTCGCGACGCCTGCGTTCCCCACCGCATGGCGCTCAACTTCTCGCTCGCCGAGCAGGTCGAGGATCTCTCGGCTGCAACCTGCGCCGACACCGACGGCGAGGCGTTCTTCGCCAAGAATCACCTCACCGCCGGCATGCGCCAGCTCTTCGACCTCGGCCTGCGGCGGCTCGCCGGCCGCACGGACCAGGCGCTGTTCGAGCTCACCCAGGCGATGGGCGGCGGCAAGACGCACACGATGATCGCCTTTGCCCTCATCGCCGCCGATGCGGCGCTGCGGTCGCGCGTCGTTCCGGATCTCGCCGGCGCCGCCCCGTTCGCCGCCGCCCGCGTCGTGGCCTTCAGCGGCCGCCATTACCCGGACCATTTCCTGTGGGGCGAGATCGCCGCGCAGCTCGGCAATCCCGAGCCCTTCCGTCGGTACTGGCAGGACGGCGCCGCCGCGCCCGACGAACGGGCGTGGATGCAGCTCATCGGAGACCAGCCGACGCTGATTCTCCTGGACGAGCTGCCGCCATACCTCGACAACGCCATGACCCGACCGGTCGGCGCCGGCACACTCGCCCAAGTGGCCACGGCGGCGCTGTCGAATCTCTTCTCCGCGGCGCTCAAGCTGCCTCGGCTGTGCATCGTCGTGTCCAATCTCAGCGGCAGCTACGAGGGCGCGTCGCGCGAACTCCGCAAGGCGATCAAGAACATCGAGCAGGAGGCGCGCCGGCAGGCCAAGCCGATCACCCCGGTCGAGCTGGGCGGCGACGAGATCTACCAGATTCTCAAGAAGCGCCTCTTCGCCGGCCTGCCGGGCGAGCGCGACGTCGAGGACGTCGTGCAGGCCTACGCGGCGGCGATCAAGGAGGCGGAGAAGGCCAAGGCGATCGCCAAGAGCACCGAGCAGATCGCCGACGAGATCCGCGCGTCGTATCCATTCCACCCGTCGCTCAAGGACCTGATTGCCCTGTTCCGCAACAACGAGGGCTACCGCCAGACCCGCGGCCTGATGCAGTTCGTGTCGCGCGCCATCCACTCCGTCTGGACCCGCCCGACCAACGACGTCTATCTGATCGGCCTGCAGCACCTCGACCTGAACGACGCCGACGTGCGCGACGAGGTGCTGCGCATCAACGATCTGCGCGGCGCCGTGGCCACCGACATCGCCTCGGGTGGCGGCGCGCACGCCGAGACGATCGATGCGCAGACCGGCGGCGATGCCGCAATGCAGGTCGCCACCCTGCTGCTGTCGGCCTCCCTCTCGACCGCCGTCGACGGCGTCAAGGGCCTCACCAAGCAGCGCGTCCTGGAACGGCTGATCGCGCCCAACCGCTCGGTGCTCGAGTTCGCGGAGGCGTTCGATCACCTCAAGCGCGACGCCTGGTACCTCCACCGCGACGAGAGCGACGCCTACTTCTTCTCGAACGTCGAGAACCTGACCAAGCGGCTCTCGACCGAGGCCGAGCGCGCGCCGGCCAACAAGATCGTCGCCGAGATGCGGCGGCGGCTGGAGGCGATCTTCGCGCCGACGCGCCGCCATGCGTATCAGGAGCTGCAGGCGCTGCCGCTACTCGACGAGGTGCGCCTCGACGGCGGCCGCATGCTGCTGGTGCTGAGCCCGGACACCAAGGATCCACCCGCCGCAGCCGCTGCCTTCTACGAGCTGATCGTCCAGAAGAACAACCTCTGCATCCTCACCGGCGACGGCAGCGACCTCGTCAACCTCGAGGAGAAGACGCGGATGCTCTACGCCGTCGCCAAGCTGCATGAGACGCTGCCCAGGAGCCATCCGCAGCAGGAGGAGCTCAAGGAGCGCTACGAGGCCGCCGAGCAGGAGTTCAACTCGACCGTCACCTCGACGTTCAACCGCGTCTGGTACCCGAGCCGCGACGGGCTGGTGGCCACCAAGCTCGCCATGCAGTTCACCGCCAACAACTTCGACGGCGAGGAGCAGATCGAGAAGGCGCTGGCGCACACCGGCGCCAGCAAGCTGGCCCTCGACGTCGAGGCCGAGTTCGCCGCGCTCGCCCAACGCGCCGAAGAGGTGATCTGGCCTGAGAACCAGAAGCGCGTCCCCTGGCGCGACGTCCGCGCCCGCGCCCTGTCGACGCCGCGCTGGCTGTGGCTGCCGGCCAACGGCTTGGAGCAACTGCGCAAGCTGGCCGAGCAGCGCGGCGTGTGGCGCTCCAGCGAGGACGGCTACATCGAGAAGGGACCGTTCGAGAAACCGAAGACGTCGGTGATTCTCGACGAGCGCGCCTATGACGAGGCCACCGGCGAGGCGACGCTGGAGGTGACGGTGCGCGACGCCGGCGCGGCGCCGCGCATCTACTGGGACACCACCCCCAACGTCACCGCCCGCAGCCACCGTCTGACGGACTCGAAGCTGGTCACCGACGCCACCTGCGTGTGGGTGGTGGCCGAGGATCCAGCCGGCGGGCACGAGCGGGGCGATCCGGTCCTCTGGCGCAACCGGCTGACGATCACCCACCAGCCGCGCGAGGGCGTCGGCTCGCGCTCGGTCGAGCTGCACGTGGTGCCGCGCGGCACCATCCGCTACACGCTCAACGGCGCCAACCCGGCCGAGGGGACGGTCTACGACGGCCGACCGATCGAGATCGGCGACGGCGAGACGACCATCTGGTGTCACGCCGAGCACGAGGGTGTCACGGAACGCCGCACCTTCACCATTCCGCCCGCCGGCAACCGCGGCATCCGCATCGACCCGGCCGCGCCGGCGCGGCTGGCGAAGCTGGTCAGCGCCCCGAGCACTGCCGAGGCCTTCCGCGTCCTGGCGCAGGCGCGGCGCGACGGCATTCGCCTGTCGGAGGTCAGCCTGGAGGTCGGCAGCGGCACGCGCACCGCGTCGCTGCGCTTCGGCCGCGACGGGGTGCTGACCGCCGAGCAGCTCGAGCAGGTGATCGCGGCGCTGCGCGCGGCGCTCGGCGAGGACATGGCGGAGGTGCGCCTGAGCGC